In one window of Lytechinus pictus isolate F3 Inbred chromosome 19, Lp3.0, whole genome shotgun sequence DNA:
- the LOC129282450 gene encoding uncharacterized protein LOC129282450, producing the protein MVKKIIMANVPRCLLLRVLFLCTGVSFTYGLLRSDRLECSATPVDGVRPFRVGQYVNLECNWVDLTPPSNFLSNASSVGSTVATRTVSPTTARGSTSSRADERPQLAWFRRENPEKLSELSASHEMLVKWRLAGDDFGIEFLCAATNGSEILYTTTCSLVPLKVVPEVTITSSPGEHHVGKSNTFKCDGQPASEIRTYEWFLNGRQKFPEHDDRFDGDSHIIVDDENDHRHRYLTFDRLNMTDNGTLITCEAWTVDNITSEASVLLIITEEVEDRTPWTKESVVLIACLTAGGAPVLFLIIVCVIWCISRTLKKRRRGYEIDYSGSFKSDDDVPAATEENGAPLQRRFQSNNAGSNSNHHGAGTTAAAIQRPNFFREKFNRFSQLFSAPTRYTDDESIYENTTPSLTTTFNEQSLSRGGSIPKGGSITRGGSLQLPHRPPLTKSGSTVSTPMSAPLCSSSLSRSRHVESDEQEYENFVPLKDYDNTPSALDGTTSPSW; encoded by the coding sequence ATGGTTAAGAAGATCATAATGGCTAACGTGCCACGTTGCTTGCTATTAAGGGTGCTATTTTTGTGTACCGGTGTTTCGTTTACTTATGGACTCTTAAGAAGTGATCGTTTAGAATGTTCGGCAACACCAGTGGATGGTGTGAGACCATTTCGCGTAGGACAGTATGTCAACTTAGAATGTAATTGGGTAGATTTGACCCCACCTAGCAACTTCCTTAGTAACGCATCATCTGTCGGTTCTACAGTTGCTACCAGGACCGTATCTCCGACCACCGCGAGGGGGAGTACCTCCAGCAGAGCTGATGAAAGACCCCAGCTCGCGTGGTTCCGGAGAGAGAATCCTGAAAAATTAAGTGAACTATCGGCCAGCCATGAGATGCTCGTTAAGTGGCGTTTAGCCGGTGATGATTTCGGAATTGAATTCCTCTGTGCGGCGACGAACGGGTCCGAAATTCTCTACACCACCACCTGTTCGTTGGTGCCATTAAAGGTTGTCCCTGAGGTGACGATTACCAGCTCGCCAGGGGAGCACCACGTCGGAAAGAGCAACACCTTTAAATGCGATGGGCAACCAGCGTCCGAGATCCGCACCTATGAGTGGTTCCTTAACGGGCGCCAGAAGTTTCCGGAGCATGACGACCGATTCGACGGTGACTCACATATCATCGTCGACGACGAAAACGATCACAGGCACCGGTACCTGACGTTTGACAGATTGAACATGACCGATAATGGAACTCTTATTACTTGTGAAGCATGGACAGTAGATAATATCACTAGCGAGGCTTCTGTACTGCTAATAATTACAGAAGAGGTTGAAGATAGGACACCATGGACCAAAGAATCAGTTGTGTTAATTGCATGTTTAACAGCTGGCGGTGCTCCAGTTCTTTTTCTCATTATAGTCTGTGTTATTTGGTGTATAAGTCGTACTTTAAAGAAACGCCGCCGCGGTTACGAAATCGATTACAGCGGTAGCTTCAAAAGCGACGACGACGTGCCCGCAGCGACAGAAGAAAACGGTGCGCCATTACAGCGACGATTCCAAAGTAACAATGCGGGGAGTAACTCCAACCATCACGGTGCCGGTACAACCGCGGCGGCGATACAGCGGCCAAACTTCTTCCGCGAGAAGTTCAATCGCTTCAGCCAGTTGTTTTCCGCTCCGACGCGGTACACCGACGACGAGTCCATCTACGAGAACACGACGCCCTCACTGACCACGACGTTTAACGAGCAAAGCCTGAGCCGCGGAGGGTCAATACCGAAAGGAGGATCCATCACCAGGGGAGGGTCCCTTCAGTTACCGCATCGTCCACCGCTAACGAAGTCGGGGTCTACTGTTTCAACGCCGATGTCGGCACCGTTATGTTCTTCTAGTCTGTCAAGAAGCCGGCATGTCGAATCGGACGAACAAGAATACGAGAATTTCGTGCCATTAAAAGATTACGATAATACCCCGTCTGCACTAGACGGAACGACGTCACCTTCGTGGTAA